Proteins encoded within one genomic window of Dyadobacter chenhuakuii:
- a CDS encoding trimeric intracellular cation channel family protein — MSIQYILEIIGTFAFAISGALAVKDQKHQDWFGASFTAFISSIGGGTLRDILLGSYPLVWISDITIIYAIMAGILATFIFYKFLLRLRKTLFLFDTFGIALFTIIGTEKALHLGVRPEIAVIMGIFTATMGGVIRDMMTNEIPIIYRKEVYATACFAGACSYLLLDSVGAGRNVAFISASLVIIAIRILAVKYGWTVPRFFR, encoded by the coding sequence ATGAGCATTCAGTATATTTTAGAGATCATCGGCACATTCGCTTTTGCTATTTCCGGCGCGCTGGCTGTGAAAGATCAGAAGCACCAGGACTGGTTTGGAGCGAGTTTCACGGCTTTTATTTCGTCCATTGGCGGAGGAACATTGCGCGACATTCTGCTGGGCAGTTACCCGCTCGTCTGGATCAGTGATATCACGATCATTTACGCCATTATGGCGGGGATTCTGGCTACATTTATTTTTTACAAATTCCTGCTCAGGCTTCGTAAAACGCTTTTTTTGTTCGATACTTTTGGGATAGCATTATTCACCATTATCGGCACAGAAAAAGCGTTGCATCTGGGCGTCCGGCCTGAGATAGCCGTCATTATGGGCATCTTCACAGCCACCATGGGCGGTGTAATCCGCGACATGATGACCAATGAGATTCCGATCATTTATCGGAAGGAAGTGTATGCAACCGCTTGTTTTGCAGGTGCTTGCAGTTATTTGCTGCTGGATAGCGTTGGGGCCGGGCGCAATGTTGCGTTTATTTCCGCCTCGCTCGTCATCATAGCCATCCGCATTCTAGCGGTAAAATACGGCTGGACCGTCCCGCGTTTTTTCCGCTAA
- a CDS encoding thymidylate synthase — protein MQQYQDLLRHVLKHGVRKTDRTGTGTVSVFGYQMRFNLKDGFPLVTTKKVHTKSIIHELLWFLKGDTNIQYLKENGVSIWDEWADENGDLGPVYGKQWRSWEGPDGKTVDQLQEVLKQLKTSPDSRRIMVSAWNPSQLSEMKLQPCHALFQFYVAPPDEDSGETRGKLSCQLYQRSADVFLGVPFNIASYALLTMMIAQECDLDLGDFIWTGGDTHIYLNHLEQVGLQLSREPRALPKMVINPDVKSVFDFKFEDFELQDYSPWPGIKAPVAV, from the coding sequence ATGCAGCAATATCAGGATTTGTTACGCCATGTACTCAAACACGGAGTTCGTAAAACCGACCGAACCGGCACAGGAACGGTCAGTGTTTTTGGTTATCAAATGCGCTTCAACCTGAAAGACGGATTTCCTTTGGTTACCACCAAAAAAGTGCATACAAAATCGATCATTCACGAGCTTTTGTGGTTTCTGAAAGGCGATACCAACATTCAGTATCTGAAAGAGAACGGCGTCTCGATCTGGGACGAATGGGCGGATGAAAATGGCGATCTGGGTCCGGTGTACGGCAAGCAGTGGAGGAGTTGGGAGGGGCCTGACGGCAAGACTGTGGACCAGTTGCAGGAGGTGTTGAAGCAATTGAAAACTTCGCCGGATTCGCGCCGGATCATGGTTTCGGCATGGAATCCGTCGCAATTATCGGAAATGAAATTGCAGCCTTGTCATGCATTGTTCCAGTTTTACGTGGCACCTCCGGATGAAGATTCAGGTGAAACACGTGGGAAATTGTCTTGCCAGCTTTACCAGCGCAGCGCGGATGTTTTCCTGGGCGTGCCATTTAACATTGCCAGTTATGCGTTGCTTACCATGATGATCGCGCAGGAATGTGATCTCGATCTGGGTGATTTCATCTGGACCGGCGGCGATACGCACATTTACCTGAACCATTTGGAGCAAGTTGGCTTGCAACTGAGCCGCGAACCGCGTGCCCTTCCAAAAATGGTCATCAATCCGGATGTTAAGAGTGTTTTTGATTTCAAATTTGAAGATTTTGAATTGCAGGATTACAGTCCCTGGCCGGGCATCAAGGCCCCGGTTGCGGTTTAG
- a CDS encoding OsmC family protein, giving the protein MKVELVRVDDAFHFEGSGSSEVKVHTDGSPEIGGSNQGVRPMELLLMGLASCSAIDVVLILKKQRQDITDFRVIADGDRTQEEDTQRKPFTKIHLTFKFAGNQLDESKINRAIGLSMEKYCSATAQLEALATITYDVEIATV; this is encoded by the coding sequence ATGAAAGTAGAACTCGTTCGTGTTGATGATGCCTTTCATTTTGAAGGCAGTGGTTCCTCAGAAGTGAAAGTGCATACCGACGGCTCCCCGGAAATCGGCGGAAGCAACCAAGGTGTGCGGCCTATGGAATTATTATTGATGGGACTGGCCAGCTGCAGCGCCATCGACGTGGTACTGATCCTCAAAAAGCAACGCCAGGATATCACCGATTTTCGCGTTATCGCCGACGGCGACCGCACACAGGAAGAAGACACGCAGCGCAAGCCATTTACCAAGATACATCTGACATTCAAATTTGCTGGCAATCAGTTGGATGAAAGCAAAATCAACCGTGCTATCGGCTTGTCGATGGAAAAATATTGCTCGGCAACAGCCCAGCTGGAAGCGCTTGCAACGATCACTTATGACGTTGAGATCGCAACCGTTTAA
- a CDS encoding 4a-hydroxytetrahydrobiopterin dehydratase produces the protein MWKEDDNKLKKSFTFKDFKEAFAFMTEIAETVDEMDHHPFWTNTYNKVTFELNTHDAGDIVTEKDRKLAAAIDEIFEKTKK, from the coding sequence ATGTGGAAAGAGGACGATAATAAGCTCAAAAAAAGCTTCACTTTCAAGGATTTCAAAGAGGCATTTGCCTTCATGACCGAGATCGCGGAAACCGTGGACGAAATGGACCATCATCCGTTCTGGACCAACACTTATAACAAAGTGACATTTGAATTAAACACCCACGACGCAGGCGACATTGTTACCGAGAAAGACCGGAAGCTCGCAGCTGCGATTGACGAAATTTTTGAAAAAACTAAAAAATAA
- the rsmI gene encoding 16S rRNA (cytidine(1402)-2'-O)-methyltransferase, translating into MKLYIVPTPIGNLEDITLRAINVLKSVDVVLAEDTRTSGSLLKHLGISKPMHSYHIHNEHQTVTRVVERILKGESMALVSDAGTPAVSDPGFLLVRECIKQGIQVECLPGPTAFVPALVNSGLPSDRFTFEGFLPHKKGRQTRLQNLASEERTMIFYESPHRLIKALQQFVEFFGADRQVSVARELTKIYEENVRGTLEEVIAYFSEKTIKGEIVIILAGKAEEKKKSDKYED; encoded by the coding sequence ATGAAACTTTACATAGTCCCCACGCCCATCGGCAACCTGGAAGATATTACACTTCGCGCCATCAATGTTTTGAAAAGTGTGGACGTAGTTCTGGCAGAAGACACCCGCACATCGGGATCGCTGCTGAAACACCTGGGCATTTCCAAGCCCATGCACAGTTACCATATTCATAATGAGCACCAAACGGTTACGCGGGTGGTGGAACGGATCCTGAAAGGGGAAAGTATGGCGCTCGTTTCAGATGCCGGGACGCCCGCTGTGTCTGACCCCGGATTTCTGCTTGTTAGGGAGTGCATTAAGCAAGGCATTCAGGTTGAATGTCTGCCCGGGCCTACTGCTTTTGTGCCAGCGCTGGTGAACTCGGGCTTGCCGAGTGACCGGTTCACATTTGAAGGTTTTTTACCCCATAAAAAAGGCCGTCAGACGCGTCTGCAAAATCTTGCTTCAGAAGAAAGGACGATGATATTTTATGAATCGCCGCATCGTTTGATCAAGGCATTGCAGCAATTCGTTGAGTTTTTTGGGGCCGACAGACAAGTTTCTGTTGCGCGGGAGCTGACTAAAATTTATGAAGAAAATGTTCGCGGGACGCTGGAAGAAGTCATCGCTTATTTTTCAGAGAAAACCATCAAAGGTGAAATCGTGATCATCCTGGCAGGCAAAGCAGAAGAAAAAAAGAAATCAGATAAATATGAGGATTAG
- a CDS encoding lipoprotein N-acyltransferase Lnb domain-containing protein: MRISIFRFIAFVAIFLLAKTTASAQFATLSPEAKVSLVTFGPGDELYSGFGHSVLWVYDPVLNIDNAYSYGTFSFDQGNFYINFMRGYLPYSISVHPLGPQLEYYRAENRSISEQVLNLSIPQKQKLYNYLENNYLPQNRVYSYKFFYDNCASRLAVALKEACGDSLVYKGYTHEKLSFRQWIDRYAFKQNPWADFGMDLALGTPADEIATPEQATFLPDNLAIAFTDAKVKTASGLMPLVKSTNEYFKAEPRNYTGIFTPMNVFWALAVITLAITYWQIKKEKLNFLLDKILFSVVGLAGWLLALLWFATEHNDTKWNYDILWAFPLWMPLIFQISKKKKPSWFSFLLIFYGFLLLCATGNLLKHNFVVIPIILTLVIRVYYMNNSLSKIPEKG; encoded by the coding sequence ATGAGGATTAGCATTTTCAGGTTCATTGCATTTGTAGCGATTTTTTTACTGGCAAAAACAACCGCAAGCGCCCAATTTGCCACATTAAGCCCCGAAGCGAAGGTGAGCCTCGTTACATTCGGCCCCGGCGACGAACTATACTCCGGTTTCGGACACAGCGTGCTATGGGTGTATGACCCCGTTCTGAACATTGACAATGCTTACAGTTACGGCACATTCAGTTTTGACCAGGGTAATTTTTACATCAATTTCATGCGCGGCTATCTGCCATACAGCATTTCGGTGCATCCGCTGGGGCCCCAACTGGAATATTACCGCGCCGAAAACCGGTCTATTTCCGAGCAGGTCTTAAACCTGAGCATCCCGCAAAAACAGAAACTTTATAATTACCTGGAAAACAATTATCTGCCGCAAAACAGGGTTTATTCCTACAAATTTTTTTACGACAACTGCGCGAGCCGACTTGCCGTTGCTTTGAAAGAAGCCTGCGGCGACAGCCTGGTTTACAAAGGTTATACGCATGAAAAACTGAGTTTCAGGCAATGGATCGACCGCTATGCATTCAAGCAGAATCCCTGGGCGGATTTTGGCATGGACCTTGCCCTGGGAACTCCTGCTGATGAGATTGCCACGCCTGAGCAAGCTACTTTCCTGCCTGATAACCTGGCCATTGCATTTACTGATGCAAAAGTAAAAACGGCTTCCGGGCTAATGCCGCTGGTAAAGAGTACAAATGAGTATTTCAAAGCCGAACCGCGCAATTACACCGGCATTTTCACCCCTATGAACGTTTTCTGGGCTCTTGCTGTGATCACATTAGCCATTACTTACTGGCAGATCAAGAAGGAGAAGCTTAATTTTCTTCTGGACAAAATTCTTTTCTCAGTTGTAGGTCTCGCAGGCTGGCTGCTCGCTCTGCTATGGTTCGCTACCGAGCACAATGATACCAAATGGAATTACGACATTCTTTGGGCCTTCCCACTGTGGATGCCGCTGATTTTTCAGATTTCTAAAAAGAAGAAACCATCGTGGTTCTCGTTCTTGTTGATATTTTACGGATTTCTCTTACTTTGCGCAACAGGTAATCTGTTAAAACATAATTTCGTTGTGATCCCGATCATTTTGACATTGGTCATCCGGGTTTACTACATGAATAATTCACTCTCTAAAATTCCTGAGAAAGGATAG
- a CDS encoding inositol monophosphatase family protein: MDLEQLTQQTIEIVRKASSFIQQEAALFSRDKIEYKDLNNLVSYVDKEAEKLLVAGLNALLPEASFITEEGTTGQEPDPTALNWIIDPLDGTTNFIHGIPVYCVSVGLARGKELLVGVIHEPSLNEMFYAWQGGGAWCNGKPMKVSNVESLADSLIATGFPYYKFEKQKRYMYILELLMQRTHGIRRMGAAAVDLAYVAAGRFDGFYEYNLNSWDMAAGVLMIKEAGGKVTDFNGGDNYLFGGDIIAASGGHKELVEVIRENF, encoded by the coding sequence ATGGATCTCGAACAGCTCACGCAACAAACCATAGAAATCGTAAGAAAGGCTTCATCCTTCATTCAGCAGGAAGCGGCATTATTTTCACGCGACAAAATTGAATATAAAGACCTGAACAATCTGGTTTCTTACGTCGATAAGGAAGCAGAAAAACTGCTGGTGGCAGGGCTTAATGCACTGCTTCCCGAAGCAAGCTTCATCACCGAAGAAGGCACAACCGGCCAGGAACCCGATCCAACCGCATTGAACTGGATCATTGACCCCCTCGATGGAACGACAAATTTCATCCACGGAATCCCGGTTTACTGCGTCAGCGTAGGACTAGCGAGAGGAAAGGAACTGCTCGTCGGCGTGATCCACGAGCCGAGCCTGAACGAAATGTTTTACGCATGGCAAGGCGGCGGTGCCTGGTGCAATGGAAAGCCGATGAAGGTTTCCAATGTGGAATCACTGGCCGACAGTCTCATCGCAACGGGTTTCCCTTATTATAAATTCGAGAAGCAAAAGCGCTATATGTACATTCTGGAACTGCTCATGCAAAGAACGCACGGCATCCGGAGAATGGGCGCAGCAGCGGTGGACCTTGCTTACGTTGCAGCAGGAAGATTTGACGGTTTTTACGAATATAACCTCAATTCCTGGGACATGGCAGCAGGCGTGCTCATGATCAAAGAAGCCGGAGGAAAGGTAACCGACTTCAATGGCGGCGACAACTATCTTTTTGGAGGTGACATCATTGCAGCCTCAGGAGGCCATAAAGAGCTAGTTGAAGTAATCAGAGAGAACTTCTAG
- a CDS encoding YfiT family bacillithiol transferase: protein MDIEQLKYPIGKFQHQELYTPAEVKSNIQIISALPSKFINLLGGWDDDKYNTPYRPDGWTVRQLVHHVADSHMNAYVRCRLAMTEDNPVIKPYEEQLWAELPDAKMAQVELSIQLLRYVHLRWVLLLNSMDENDLARTYTHPATGRVFRLDEVIANYAWHSEHHYQHAFQLAARNNW from the coding sequence ATGGACATCGAACAACTCAAATACCCGATCGGAAAATTTCAGCACCAGGAGCTTTATACACCCGCAGAAGTTAAATCCAACATTCAGATCATCAGCGCATTACCATCCAAATTTATTAACCTTTTGGGCGGCTGGGACGATGATAAATACAACACACCTTACCGGCCCGACGGCTGGACCGTGCGACAGCTCGTACACCACGTGGCCGACAGCCATATGAATGCTTACGTGCGTTGCAGGCTTGCGATGACGGAGGATAACCCGGTGATAAAGCCGTATGAAGAACAACTTTGGGCTGAGCTGCCGGATGCAAAAATGGCGCAGGTTGAATTGTCCATTCAGCTGCTTCGCTATGTTCACTTGCGTTGGGTGCTGCTGCTCAATTCAATGGATGAAAATGATTTGGCAAGAACTTACACGCATCCCGCAACCGGCCGCGTGTTCCGACTCGACGAAGTCATCGCCAATTACGCATGGCACAGCGAACATCATTACCAGCACGCATTTCAGCTCGCGGCCAGGAACAATTGGTAA
- a CDS encoding FeoB-associated Cys-rich membrane protein, whose translation MGQQIIILILFLAAVGFMGWRVWKAFDKRNAGGCAKGCGCATDKAMTAKNQ comes from the coding sequence ATGGGACAACAGATCATCATATTAATCCTTTTCCTTGCCGCAGTCGGTTTCATGGGCTGGCGCGTCTGGAAGGCATTTGACAAGCGTAATGCCGGCGGATGTGCGAAAGGGTGCGGTTGCGCAACGGATAAAGCGATGACTGCCAAAAACCAATGA
- the acs gene encoding acetate--CoA ligase: MKIKTFEAYQAAYKQSVDDPEGFWAEVAQQFQWRKPWKKVLSWDFNEANIKWFEGGELNITENALDRHLAERGDQPAIIWESNDPEDKSVTITYRVLYDRVCRFANVLKKHGVKKGDRVCIYLPMVPELTVAVLACARIGAIHSVVFGGFSAKSIADRINDAECNMVITSDGAFRGSKVIPMKETVDAALDQCHSVKHVIVMTRTRTPVSMLKGRDLWWEEEVKHVDSVCPAEPMDAEDTLFILYTSGSTGKPKGVVHTCGGYMVYATYTFANVFQYEPGEVHFCTADIGWITGHSYIVYGPLCYGATSVIFEGVPTYPDAGRFWEIVAKHKVNILYTAPTAIRSLMSFGLDFVKNHDLSSLTKLGSVGEPINEEAWHWFKTNIGHDHCPLVDTWWQTETGGIMISPLAGITPEKPTFATLPLPGIQPVLVDENGKELEGNGVSGNLCIKFPWPGIVRTTYGDHERAKQTYFSAYPGMYFTGDGCLRDEDGYYRITGRVDDVLNVSGHRIGTAEVENAINMHLGVVESAVVGYAHDIKGQGIYAYVIAESEPDDPEMFRKDIAATVSRIIGPIAKPDKVQFVTGLPKTRSGKIMRRILRKISEGDMNNLGDTSTLLDPAVVEDIKKGAL, encoded by the coding sequence ATGAAAATTAAGACCTTTGAAGCGTATCAGGCTGCCTACAAACAAAGTGTAGACGATCCCGAAGGTTTCTGGGCAGAAGTGGCCCAACAGTTTCAATGGCGTAAACCATGGAAAAAAGTCCTGAGCTGGGACTTCAACGAAGCGAATATCAAGTGGTTTGAAGGCGGCGAGCTCAACATTACCGAAAATGCACTGGACAGGCATCTTGCCGAGCGCGGCGATCAGCCTGCCATTATTTGGGAATCCAATGATCCCGAGGACAAATCCGTAACCATTACTTACCGCGTTTTATACGACCGCGTCTGCCGTTTTGCCAATGTCCTGAAAAAGCATGGCGTGAAAAAGGGAGATCGTGTTTGTATTTATCTGCCCATGGTCCCCGAGCTGACGGTGGCCGTGCTGGCCTGCGCACGCATAGGAGCCATTCATTCGGTTGTTTTTGGTGGTTTTTCAGCCAAATCCATAGCCGACCGTATCAATGATGCTGAGTGTAATATGGTCATTACTTCCGACGGCGCATTCCGCGGCTCGAAAGTGATCCCGATGAAAGAAACGGTTGATGCCGCATTGGATCAATGCCATAGTGTAAAGCATGTGATCGTGATGACGCGCACGCGGACGCCGGTTTCCATGCTGAAAGGCAGGGATTTGTGGTGGGAAGAAGAAGTAAAACACGTCGATTCCGTATGTCCCGCCGAGCCCATGGATGCCGAGGATACATTGTTTATCCTTTACACTTCGGGTTCAACGGGCAAGCCCAAAGGCGTGGTGCACACCTGCGGCGGTTACATGGTTTATGCGACCTATACTTTTGCCAATGTGTTCCAGTATGAGCCGGGAGAAGTTCATTTCTGCACGGCTGACATCGGCTGGATCACGGGTCACAGCTACATTGTTTACGGTCCGCTTTGCTATGGAGCCACTTCGGTGATCTTCGAAGGCGTCCCGACTTATCCGGATGCAGGCCGTTTCTGGGAAATCGTTGCCAAGCATAAGGTTAACATTCTTTATACAGCACCAACCGCCATTCGCTCGCTTATGAGCTTTGGTTTGGATTTTGTTAAAAATCATGATCTTTCATCGCTTACCAAACTGGGTTCAGTAGGAGAGCCTATCAATGAAGAGGCGTGGCACTGGTTTAAAACCAACATTGGCCATGACCATTGTCCTTTGGTGGACACCTGGTGGCAGACCGAAACAGGCGGAATTATGATTTCCCCGCTGGCCGGCATCACGCCTGAAAAACCAACCTTTGCAACATTGCCATTACCCGGCATTCAGCCGGTGTTGGTGGATGAAAACGGCAAGGAACTGGAAGGGAATGGTGTCAGCGGTAACTTGTGCATCAAATTTCCCTGGCCGGGCATTGTCCGGACCACATATGGCGATCATGAACGTGCAAAACAAACCTATTTCTCAGCCTATCCGGGCATGTATTTTACCGGTGATGGATGTTTGCGCGATGAAGATGGTTATTACCGCATTACCGGCCGCGTGGATGATGTATTGAATGTTTCCGGTCACAGAATTGGCACCGCGGAAGTCGAAAATGCCATTAACATGCATTTGGGCGTGGTTGAATCGGCTGTTGTAGGTTATGCGCACGACATTAAGGGCCAGGGAATTTACGCTTACGTGATCGCGGAAAGTGAACCGGACGATCCTGAAATGTTCCGAAAAGACATTGCAGCCACCGTTTCCAGGATCATCGGCCCGATCGCTAAGCCGGATAAGGTTCAGTTCGTGACAGGATTGCCCAAGACGCGTTCCGGGAAGATCATGAGACGGATTTTGAGAAAGATTTCAGAAGGAGATATGAATAATTTAGGAGACACGTCCACATTGTTGGACCCGGCGGTTGTCGAGGACATCAAGAAGGGAGCGTTGTAG
- a CDS encoding THUMP-like domain-containing protein, with the protein MDKITSQRIAAETFFTDAETEFIQEHLRDDVSKLMLRAKHFKNVNVRKLGAQIQSRQKASKKLPDWSANPNLIFPPALSVEQCSSEATARYKATLMSGDELIDITGGMGVDCYYMHPNFKNVRYFEQQPEVAETAKFNFKQLGVTNIEVQVLDSIETLKTEQGYADWIYADPARRNDRQEKVVLLSDCTPDIVENLSVLFESSPNILLKTSPLLDIDLAAKTLVNVKEVHVIGYEGECKELLFVLKKDWISDTFDIKVRIINGSGKVISQLDLTRESERLTGVDYSRPLKYLYEPHAAILKAGAFRTVCSAYALAKLSINSQLYTSEKLITDFPGRAFEVVAICKPDIREIMQHMEGDKAHLTVRNFPGKSEELRKKWKLKDGGKYYLFATTFSNKLKAVVITVKPES; encoded by the coding sequence ATGGATAAAATCACATCACAACGCATTGCCGCTGAAACGTTTTTCACCGACGCAGAAACCGAATTCATCCAGGAACATTTGCGGGATGATGTGAGCAAGCTCATGTTACGGGCCAAGCATTTCAAGAACGTTAACGTCCGGAAATTAGGGGCGCAAATTCAATCCAGGCAAAAGGCGTCAAAGAAACTGCCTGACTGGTCCGCTAATCCCAACCTCATATTCCCGCCTGCCCTGTCTGTTGAACAATGTTCTTCCGAGGCTACGGCGCGGTATAAAGCAACGTTAATGTCTGGCGATGAACTGATTGACATTACGGGCGGCATGGGTGTGGATTGCTACTATATGCACCCGAATTTCAAAAATGTGCGGTATTTTGAGCAGCAGCCCGAGGTGGCCGAAACGGCAAAATTCAACTTTAAGCAACTGGGCGTCACCAACATTGAAGTGCAGGTGCTGGACTCAATTGAAACGCTTAAAACGGAGCAAGGCTATGCCGACTGGATCTACGCCGATCCCGCCAGACGCAATGACAGACAGGAAAAAGTGGTGCTGCTTTCCGATTGCACACCCGATATCGTCGAAAATCTGTCCGTTTTATTTGAAAGTTCACCCAATATTCTGCTCAAAACGTCACCACTCCTGGACATCGACCTTGCTGCGAAAACGCTTGTTAATGTCAAAGAAGTGCACGTAATCGGTTACGAAGGGGAATGTAAAGAGCTGCTTTTTGTGCTTAAAAAAGACTGGATATCCGACACATTTGACATAAAAGTGCGCATTATCAACGGCTCCGGTAAGGTGATCAGCCAGCTGGACCTGACCCGTGAATCCGAGCGGTTGACCGGCGTGGATTACTCGCGACCGTTGAAATATCTGTATGAACCGCATGCTGCCATCCTTAAAGCGGGTGCTTTCCGAACCGTATGCAGTGCTTATGCGCTTGCCAAATTGTCCATTAACAGTCAGTTATATACGTCTGAAAAGCTGATAACCGATTTTCCGGGCCGTGCTTTTGAAGTGGTTGCGATTTGCAAGCCGGACATTCGCGAAATTATGCAGCACATGGAGGGCGACAAGGCGCATTTGACAGTCCGCAACTTCCCGGGCAAAAGCGAAGAATTGAGAAAGAAATGGAAGTTGAAAGATGGTGGCAAATATTATCTCTTCGCCACCACATTCTCCAATAAACTGAAAGCAGTTGTAATTACCGTAAAACCAGAGTCTTAA
- a CDS encoding ArsC family reductase, with protein sequence MLTVYGIPNCDTVKKTRTWLEKHHIAYTFHNYKTEGISNNKIKAWFKTLPWDKVVNKASTTWKALSDEEKALITDEKAAARLMMAHTSVIKRPLIEDASGRAVTIGFSEKEYEEKFL encoded by the coding sequence ATGTTGACGGTTTACGGAATTCCCAATTGCGATACGGTAAAAAAAACGCGCACCTGGCTGGAAAAGCATCACATTGCATATACTTTTCATAACTACAAAACAGAGGGCATCAGCAACAACAAGATCAAGGCCTGGTTTAAAACGCTTCCCTGGGATAAGGTGGTCAATAAGGCAAGCACAACCTGGAAAGCACTTTCAGATGAAGAAAAAGCGCTGATAACTGACGAAAAAGCCGCTGCCAGGCTGATGATGGCGCACACGTCGGTCATAAAAAGACCGCTGATCGAAGACGCATCGGGCAGGGCAGTGACTATTGGCTTTTCGGAGAAGGAATATGAAGAGAAGTTCCTTTAA
- a CDS encoding dicarboxylate/amino acid:cation symporter, giving the protein MKSKITIINIVLVTIAAIATVLDAYDIISIPATVLMSLRWAALAGLIIFAILKKNLTTSILISMLVGTEIGYDFPKMGTELHFLRQIFLQMIKTVIAPLLFATLVTGIAGHSDLKQVGRMGWKSLLYFEVVTTFALLIGLFFANWFKPGVGIIPPETLNATLPKVAEQTWQDIVLHSFPENIAKSIYHGEVLQIVVFSVLFGISLALLPTVKKEKFVHGVELLAEVMFKLTKIIMLFAPIGVGAAIAETVGHMGIDVLRNLALLLATLYCALIVFVLIVFIPIAWFARIPVVKFAKAIFEPVSIAFATTSSESALPKAMEKMEKFGVPRQIVSFVMPTGYSFNLDGSTLYLALATVFVAQATGTEMSIGQQLTMVLLLMLTSKGVAGIPRATLVILLGAIANFGMPEWPVLLIMGIDELMDMARTSVNVTGNCLATAVIARWEGELDDLKMHNSDLITEEPVITKS; this is encoded by the coding sequence ATGAAGAGCAAAATTACCATCATCAACATTGTCCTAGTTACCATTGCTGCGATAGCCACCGTGCTGGATGCATACGATATTATCTCCATACCCGCCACTGTTTTAATGAGCCTTCGCTGGGCCGCTCTTGCCGGGCTGATCATTTTTGCGATCCTCAAAAAGAATCTGACCACATCTATCCTGATCTCCATGTTGGTAGGAACGGAAATCGGTTATGATTTTCCGAAAATGGGCACGGAGCTGCATTTCTTGCGGCAGATATTTTTACAAATGATTAAAACGGTGATTGCACCTTTGCTTTTTGCAACGCTTGTAACCGGGATAGCCGGGCATTCTGATTTGAAACAAGTGGGCAGAATGGGCTGGAAATCATTGCTTTACTTCGAAGTAGTAACCACATTCGCATTGCTCATCGGGCTGTTTTTTGCCAACTGGTTTAAACCCGGCGTCGGCATTATTCCTCCCGAGACATTGAATGCAACGTTGCCGAAAGTGGCTGAACAAACGTGGCAGGACATTGTTCTGCATTCATTCCCGGAGAACATTGCCAAGTCTATTTATCATGGAGAAGTGCTTCAAATCGTTGTTTTCAGCGTTTTGTTCGGGATAAGCCTTGCTTTGCTGCCAACCGTTAAGAAAGAGAAATTCGTCCATGGCGTGGAATTGCTGGCTGAGGTCATGTTTAAGCTTACCAAGATCATCATGCTTTTTGCGCCGATTGGCGTAGGTGCGGCCATTGCTGAAACGGTAGGGCATATGGGAATCGACGTGCTGAGGAACCTGGCATTGCTGCTTGCAACATTATACTGCGCACTGATTGTTTTTGTCCTCATCGTTTTTATCCCCATTGCATGGTTCGCAAGAATTCCAGTTGTGAAGTTTGCAAAGGCTATTTTTGAGCCGGTTTCCATTGCATTTGCCACTACAAGCTCCGAATCCGCGCTGCCAAAGGCGATGGAGAAAATGGAGAAATTTGGCGTCCCGCGGCAGATCGTTTCTTTCGTTATGCCCACCGGTTATAGTTTCAACCTCGATGGTTCGACTTTGTATCTGGCCTTGGCAACCGTTTTTGTGGCGCAGGCTACCGGAACAGAAATGTCTATCGGACAGCAGCTTACCATGGTTTTACTATTAATGTTGACCAGTAAAGGCGTTGCAGGGATCCCTAGGGCAACATTGGTAATCCTGCTGGGCGCCATCGCCAACTTTGGCATGCCGGAATGGCCCGTACTGCTCATTATGGGCATCGATGAGCTGATGGATATGGCCCGGACCTCGGTTAATGTAACAGGAAACTGCCTTGCAACGGCCGTTATCGCGCGCTGGGAAGGAGAATTGGATGATCTGAAAATGCACAATTCAGATCTCATCACGGAGGAGCCGGTGATAACAAAAAGTTAG